The Gemmatimonadota bacterium genomic interval CTGGCGAAGCGACCTGGTTCGCGTCGTGGCTCCACTTCGCCGTCGTGCACAACGATCAGGGGGCCTTCGGATGGTCGGCCGGGGTGTACACCTGGCAGCTCAACCTCGCCCTGACCATGGCGGCGATCGTCTTCATGATCCCCGTCACCCGCGATCTGGCGCGCATCGATCCGTCGGCGCCGCGCGCCCTCGGGCTCATCGTGGGGGGTGCCCTCGGGAACCTCGCCAGCCTGGTCACCTCGCCGTACGGGGTCGTCGACTTCATCCAGGTCGACCTGGAGAACGTGGGCGTCGCCCTCAACGTGGCCGACGTTGCCGCCTACGCCGGGCTGGCGATGATCCTTCGGACCGGGGGGCTCCTCGTGCTCGCGCTCCGGCGGGAGGGGCGGCTGCAGCCCTCAGCACAGGCCCCCGTCCCCGACATCTTCGCGGAGAAGGCGGCGCTCAA includes:
- a CDS encoding signal peptidase II; translation: MKENRHLTLLSRIALLVTVGDLATKAAAKELLSGEATWFASWLHFAVVHNDQGAFGWSAGVYTWQLNLALTMAAIVFMIPVTRDLARIDPSAPRALGLIVGGALGNLASLVTSPYGVVDFIQVDLENVGVALNVADVAAYAGLAMILRTGGLLVLALRREGRLQPSAQAPVPDIFAEKAALKAKLRAHRRDDDARPVTPLGVPDIAVVDWNRVTRPIAQLADSPPSEEVEVIDIRDAGRRRGVVGEISPAPSERGRGALRQLSTKLDATGDSPER